In Gilliamella sp. B3022, the sequence CATTTCCCCGAAAAGTGCCACCTGACGTCTAAGAAACCATTATTATCATGACATTAACCTATAGTATCACGAGGCCCTTTCGTCTTCAAGAATTTTATAAACCGTGGAGCGGGCAATACTGAGCTGATGAGCAATTTCCGTTGCACCAGTGCCCTTCTGATGAAGCGTCAGCACGACGTTCCTGTCCACGGTACGCCTGCGGCCAAATTTGATTCCTTTCAGCTTTGCTTCCTGTCGGCCCTCATTCGTGCGCTCTAGGATCCTCCGGCGTTCAGCCTGTGCCACAGCCGACAGGATGGTGACCACCATTTGCCCCATATCACCGTCGGTACTGATCCCGTCATCAATGAACCGGACTGCCACGCCCTGAGCGTCAAATTCCTTTATCAGTTGGATCATATCGGCAGTGTCGCGGCCAAGACGGTCGAGCTTCTTAACCAGAATGACATCATCTTCCTCCACCTTCATCCTCAGCAAATCCAGCCCTTCCCGATCTGTTGAACTGCCGGATGCCTTATCGGTAAATATACGGTTTGCTTTCACACCTGCGTCTTTGAGTGCTCTGACCTGAAGATCAAGAGACTGCTGACTGGTTGAGACCCGAGCGTAACCAAAAAGTCGCATAAAAATGTACCTTAAATCGAATATCGGACAACTCATGTCTATTATTACAAATTTACGATTTAATAGACATATTAATGTAACAGTTTTACGATGTCCGATAATTTATAACATTTCGTACGGTTGCAAAAATGTTACTAAATGCCCGTCAGGCAGGGAGGCCGATATGCCCGTTGACTTTCTGACCACTGAGCAGACTGAAAGCTATGGCAGATTCACCGGTGAACCGGATGAGCTTCAGCTGGCACGATATTTTCACCTTGATGAAGCAGACAAGGAATTTATCGGAAAAAGCAGAGGTGATCACAACCGTCTGGGCATTGCCCTGCAAATTGGATGTGTCCGTTTTCTGGGCACCTTCCTCACCGATATGAATCATATTCCTTCCGGCGTCCGGCATTTTACCGCCAGACAGCTCGGGATTCGTGATATCACCGTTCTTGCAGAATACGGTCAGAGGGAAAATACCCGCCGTGAGCATGCAGCGCTGATACGTCAGCACTATCAGTATCGTGAATTTGCCTGGCCCTGGACATTTCGCCTTACCCGTCTTTTATATACCCGGAGCTGGATAAGCAACGAACGTCCTGGCCTGCTTTTCGATCTGGCGACAGGGTGGCTTATGCAACATCGTATTATTCTCCCCGGAGCCACTACGCTGACCCGGTTGATTTCAGAGGTAAGGGAAAAGGCGACGTTGCGCCTGTGGAACAAACTGGCACTGATACCGTCAGCCGAACAGCGTTCACAGCTGGAGATGCTGCTGGGGCCAACTGATTGCAGCCGCCTGTCTTTACTGGAATCACTGAAAAAGGGCCCTGTGACCATCAGTGGTCCGGCGTTTAATGAAGCAATTGAACGCTGGAAAACTCTGAACGATTTTGGCCTGCATGCTGAAAACCTGAGTACACTCCCGGCTGTGCGCCTGAAAAATCTCGCACGTTATGCTGGTATGACTTCGGTGTTCAATATTGCCAGGATGTCACCGCAGAAAAGGATGGCGGTTCTGGTTGCCTTTGTCCTTGCATGGGAAACGCTGGCGCTGGATGATGCATTGGACGTTCTGGACGCCATGCTGGCCGTTATCATCCGTGACGCCAGAAAGATTGGGCAGAAAAAACGGCTCCGCTCGCTGAAGGATCTGGATAAATCTGCATTGGCGCTCGCCAGCGCATGTTCGTACCTGCTGAAAGAAGAAACACCGGACGAATCGATTCGTGCTGAGGTGTTCAGCTACATCCCAAGGCAAAAGCTGGCTGAAATCATCACGCTTGTCCGTGAAATTGCCCGGCCCTCAGACGATAATTTTCATGAAGAAATGGTGGAGCAGTACGGGCGCGTTCGTCGTTTCCTGCCCCATCTGCTGAATACCGTTAAATTTTCATCCGCACCTGCCGGGGTTACCACTCTGAATGCCTGTGACTACCTCAGCCGGGAGTTCAGCTCACGGCGGCAGTTTTTTGACGACGCACCAACGGAAATTATCAGTCGGTCATGGAAACGGCTGGTGATTAACAAGGAAAAACATATCACCCGCAGGGGATACACGCTCTGCTTTCTCAGTAAACTGCAGGATAGTCTGAGGCGGAGGGATGTCTACGTTACCGGCAGTAACCGGTGGGGAGATCCTCGTGCAAGATTACTACAGGGTGCTGACTGGCAGGCAAACCGGATTAAGGTTTATCGTTCTTTGGGGCACCCGACAGACCCGCAGGAAGCAATAAAATCTCTGGGTCATCAGCTTGATAGTCGTTACAGACAGGTTGCTGCACGTCTTTGCGAAAATGAGGCTGTCGAACTCGATGTTTCTGGCCCGAAGCCCCGGTTGACAATTTCTCCCCTCGCCAGTCTTGATGAGCCGGACAGTCTGAAACGACTGAGCAAAATGATCAGTGATCTACTCCCTCCGGTGGATTTAACGGAGTTGCTGCTCGAAATTAACGCCCATACCGGATTTGCTGATGAGTTTTTCCATGCTAGTGAAGCCAGTGCCAGAGTTGATGATCTGCCCGTCAGCATCAGCGCCGTGCTGATGGCTGAAGCCTGCAATATCGGTCTGGAACCACTGATCAGATCAAATGTTCCTGCACTGACCCGACACCGGCTGAACTGGACAAAAGCGAACTATCTGCGGGCTGAAACTATCACCAGCGCTAATGCCAGACTGGTTGATTTTCAGGCAACGCTGCCACTGGCACAGATATGGGGTGGAGGAGAAGTGGCATCTGCAGATGGAATGCGCTTTGTTACGCCAGTCAGAACAATCAATGCCGGACCGAACCGCAAATACTTTGGTAATAACAGAGGGATCACCTGGTACAACTTTGTGTCCGATCAGTATTCCGGCTTTCATGGCATCGTTATACCGGGGACGCTGAGGGACTCTATCTTTGTGCTGGAAGGTCTTCTGGAACAGGAGACCGGGCTGAATCCAACCGAAATTATGACCGATACAGCAGGTGCCAGCGAACTTGTCTTTGGCCTTTTCTGGCTGCTGGGATACCAGTTTTCTCCACGCCTGGCTGATGCCGGTGCTTCGGTTTTCTGGCGAATGGACCATGATGCCGACTATGGCGTGCTGAATGATATTGCCAGAGGGCAATCAGATCCCCGAAAAATAGTCCTTCAGTGGGACGAAATGATCCGGACCGCTGGCTCCCTGAAGCTGGGCAAAGTACAGGCTTCAGTGCTGGTCCGTTCATTGCTGAAAAGTGAACGTCCTTCCGGACTGACTCAGGCAATCATTGAAGTGGGGCGCATCAACAAAACGCTGTATCTGCTTAATTATATTGATGATGAAGATTACCGCCGGCGCATTCTGACCCAGCTTAATCGGGGAGAAAGTCGCCATGCCGTTGCCAGAGCCATCTGTCACGGTCAAAAAGGTGAGATAAGAAAACGATATACCGACGGTCAGGAAGATCAACTGGGCGCACTGGGGCTGGTCACTAACGCCGTCGTGTTATGGAACACTATTTATATGCAGGCAGCCCTGGATCATCTCCGGGCGCAGGGTGAAACACTGAATGATGAAGATATCGCACGCCTCTCCCCGCTTTGCCACGGACATATCAATATGCTCGGCCATTATTCCTTCACGCTGGCAGAACTGGTGACCAAAGGACATCTGAGACCATTAAAAGAGGCGTCAGAGGCAGAAAACGTTGCTTAACGTGAGTTTTCGTTCCACTGAGCGTCAGACCCCGTTAATATCTATTCGAAGCGAATGCAGATTGAAGAAACCTTCCGAGACTTGAAAAGTCCTGCCTACGGACTAGGCCTACGCCATAGCCGAACGAGCAGCTCAGAGCGTTTTGATATCATGCTGCTAATCGCCCTGATGCTTCAACTAACATGTTGGCTTGCGGGCGTTCATGCTCAGAAACAAGGTTGGGACAAGCACTTCCAGGCTAACACAGTCAGAAATCGAAACGTACTCTCAACAGTTCGCTTAGGCATGGAAGTTTTGCGGCATTCTGGCTACACAATAACAAGGGAAGACTCACTCGTGGCTGCAACCCTGCTTACTCAAAATCTATTCACACATGGTTACGTTTTGGGGAAATTATGAGGGGATCTCTCAGTGCTCAGCATGTTTGAGTGCTTTACTCGCCGCGGGTTGAGAAATATGTAAAACTTCAGCCGCACGCGTTAAGGAACCACAAGTCATTACAGCATAAAAGATATCGAGATGTCTTAATTTCATTCCATGTAGCCTACTGATTATTTATTTCTACGGACTATTCTAACGAATAAAGTATAAATAATCAGATATACTCGTCATAATTCAAATTTTGGTTTAGTTGTCACGAGAATTAATTCGTAAACGTGCAAGCTAAATAGATTGACTAGGGGAATATACGGGGTAAGAAAGCGGCTCGGCATACTGCCCTATAATAAATTGTTAGGAGAAGTACGCCGAGTAGTGTGTAGCTATTAGGTAAAGTATGTACCAATTTCAATAAATATTTTAATTAAGATACTGTTTGAAATATCAACAATAAAGGCACCGACCATAGGAACGACAAGGAAAGCTTTATGTGATGGTCCAAATGCTTTTGTGACTGTTTGCATATTCGCAATTGCTGTTGGTGTTGCTCCCATACCAAAGCCACAGTGACCCGCGCTGATCACGACAGCATCATAATCTTTGCCCATCATTTTGAAGGTGACAAAGCAGGCAAATAGCACCATGACAACAGTTTGTACAGCAATGATAATTAATACTGGCCCTGCCATGCTTGCCAATTGACCAAATTTTAATGACATTAACGCCATTGCCAAGAAAAGCGATAAAGCAACGCTACCTAATACATCGACGGTCGGCTCAAACACTTCGTGTTTAAATACATGAGTCAGTGTATTACGGATAATAATACCGACAAATAAACACCAGACAAAAGTAGGCAGTTGCAGAAAAGTATCTTTAAACAATGCACTGATATAGCCACCAACAACAATACAGATAATCAGCATTGAAATGGTTTCAATAACGTTATTTGCATTGATTTTTCTTTTGACGCTTGGTTGCTCAAAAGCTTCAACGATAGTGTCGCGCTCTTGCTCGGTTGTTTTAGGAATAGAGACCTTTTTCAAAAGATGACGGGCAACAGGGCCGCCAACTAAACCACCCAACACTAATCCAAGTGTTGCACAAGCCATCGCTAATTCAACGGCGCCTGTTACACCATATTTATCAGCGAGAATAGGGCCCCATGCTCCGGCATTACCATGACCACCTGTTAGAGTAATTGAACCTGCAATTAAGCCAATAAATGGACTTTCATTCATCATGACAGCCATACTCATGCCGACAGTATTTTGAATGGCGATTAGGATCGTTACTGCAATAGTTAATAGAACTAACGGCTTTCCTCCTTTAATCAGTCGAGAAAAGTCAGAACTTAGCCCGATAGAGGAAAAGAATGTGAGCATTAATAAACTTTGCAATGAAGCATCAAAAGTAAACGAATAACCTGATGTTTTATCAATAATTAACAGAACAATTGCAACAATAAAGCCACCAACGACGGCTTCTGGTATGTGGTTTTTTTGTAGGAACGGGGTAAATTTTACGACAAACATTCCTATGAGTAGCGCGATACATGCGACTAATAATGTATAACTGGCATCTAGGATCATTTTTTTACCTCTATTAGTTTACCAGAATTTTCACTATAACAATTTAACAATAGTGAAAAATGAAGTTACTTTGGTTAACTAATCTTTAACAATGAGTTTTATTAGGGTATCCATAACTTTTAGTTAATAGGGTCATAATTTTAGTGTGATCTTAATCATGAAATATTAAAAAGATTAAAATAACAACAATGGTATTTAATGATGGGTAAACCTAAATACCATGCGGGATCCGCACTATTTTCGGTGATAGCAAAAAATAAAAAAGTATAAATAATAAACAAAATTATAAGAGAAGGAGAACATGATAAGCGCAGGCCGAGCAATTTAAAGAAGTGTGATATACAACATAAAACAGCAGCATGACCTTTCTATATTTCGTTGCTTATCGAAGTGTTAATTTTCGGGTGGATTACTCTGTTTGTTGATTAATAACGGAGAAAAATATGATTGCTGTAATATTTGAGGTGCAAATACAACCCGACCAACAAACTCGCTATTTGACTTTAGCTGAGGAGTTAAGACCACTATTAAGTCATGTAGCTGGTTTTATTTCAATTGAACGTTTTCAAAGTCTAGCTACAGAAGGAAAAATGTTATCGCTATCTTGGTGGGAAAACGAATACGCAGTTCTGCAATGGAAAAATCATGTTTTACATGCGAAAGCTCAACAAGAAGGGCGAGAGTCAATATTTGATTTTTACAAAATTAGTATTGCTCATATTACTCGCGAATATTCATTTAAAAAGGACAAGGATAATGTTTGATGTTCACGTTGTTTTAGATAATCAAATAGGACAATTAGCATTACTAGGAAAAACATTAGGTAATAAAGGTATTGGATTGGAAGGGGGAGGGATATTTACGGTTGGTGATGAATGCCATGCTCATTTTCTTGTTGAACAAGGAAAGGAAGCTAAAATAGCGCTAGAGCAAGCTGGACTGTTAGTACTTGCGATCCGGACACCATTAATTCGTAAGTTAAAACAGGAAAAACCGGGGGAACTTGGCGAAATAGCACGAGTATTGGCGGAGAATAACATTAATATTTTAGTGCAATACAGTGACCATGCTAACCAACTGATATTAATAACGGACAATGATAGTATGGCTGCATCTGTTACGCTCCCTTGGGCAATAAAGTGAACTTGCGATGGCTAATTTAATACGAAAAGAGGTTACCTTTGAGTCCTCAATAGCCGCGATAGGGGCGGCTATGTCTGACATTTCACGAGTTAAAATACTCAGTGCTTTGATGGATGGGCGAGCTTGGACAGCCACTGAGCTAAGTTCTGTGGCGAATATATCAGCTTCAACGGCGAGCAGTCATTTATCTAAATTATTAGATTGCCAGCTAATCACAGTAGTAGCTCAAGGCAAGCATCGTTATTTTCGGCTAGCAGGAAAAGATATTGCTGAATTGATGGAAAGTATGATGGGGATCTCCTTAAACCATGGCGTACATGCCAAAGTTTCCACGCCAGTGCATTTACGAAAAGCACGTACTTGCTATGATCATTTAGCTGGCGAAGTTGCCGTTAAGATCTATGATTCCCTTTGTCAACAGCAATGGATCACTGAAAATGGTTCAATGATCACATTAAGTGGTATTCAATATTTTCATGAAATGGGAATTGACGTTCCTTCCAAACATTCACGTAAAATCTGTTGTGCGTGTTTAGATTGGAGTGAACGCCGTTTCCATTTAGGTGGGTACGTTGGAGCCGCATTATTTTCGCTTTATGAATCTAAAGGGTGGTTAACTCGACATCTTGGTTACCGTGAAGTTACCATCACGGAAAAAGGTTATGCTGCTTTTAAGACCCACTTTCACATTTAAGTTGTTTTTCTAATCCGCATATGATCAATTCAAGGCCGAATAAGAAGGCTGGCTCTGCACCTTGGTGATCAAATAATTCGATAGCTTGTCGTAATAATGGCGGCATACTATCAGTAGTAGGTGTTTCCCTTTCTTCTTTAGCGACTTGATGCTCTTGATCTTCCAATACGCAACCTAAAGTAAAATGCCCCACAGCGCTGAGTGCATATAATGCATTCTCTAGTGAAAAACCTTGTTGGCATAAAAAGGCTAATTGATTTTCGAGAGTTTCATACTGTTTTTCTGTAGGCCGTGTACCTAAATGTACTTTTGCTCCATCGCGATGACTTAGTAAAGCACATCTAAAACTTTTAGCGTTATTACGTAAAAAATCTTGCCAGCTTTCCCCTTCTAAAGGGCAAAAGTGAGTATGGTGCCTATCTAACATCTCAATGGCTAAGGCGTCGAGCAAAGCCCGCTTATTTTTTACATGCCAATACAATGTAGGCTGCTCTACACCTAGCTTCTGGGCGAGTTTACGGGTTGTTAAACCTTCGATTCCGACCTCATTAAGCAGCTCTAATGCGCTGTTAATCACTTTACTTTTATCTAATCTAGACATCATTAATTCCTAATTTTTGTTGACACTCTATCATTGATAGAGTTATTTTACCACTCCATATCAGTGATAGAGAAAAGTGAAATGAATAGTTCGACAAAGATCGCATTGGTAATTACGTTACTCGATGCCATGGGGATTGGCCTTATCATGCCAGTCTTGCCAACGTTATTACGTGAATTTATTGCTTCGGAAGATATCGCTAACCACTTTGGCGTATTGCTTGCACTTTATGCGTTAATGCAGGTTATCTTTGCTCCTTGGCTTGGAAAAATGTCTGACCGATTTGGTCGGCGCCCAGTGCTGTTGTTGTCATTAATAGGCGCATCGCTGGATTACTTATTGCTGGCTTTTTCAAGTGCGCTTTGGATGCTGTATTTAGGCCGTTTGCTTTCAGGGATCACAGGAGCTACTGGGGCTGTCGCGGCATCGGTCATTGCCGATACCACCTCAGCTTCTCAACGCGTGAAGTGGTTCGGTTGGTTAGGGGCAAGTTTTGGGCTTGGTTTAATAGCGGGGCCTATTATTGGTGGTTTTGCAGGAGAGATTTCACCGCATAGTCCCTTTTTTATCGCTGCGTTGCTAAATATTGTCACTTTCCTTGTGGTTATGTTTTGGTTCCGTGAAACCAAAAATACACGTGATAATACAGATACCGAAGTAGGGGTTGAGACGCAATCGAATTCGGTATACATCACTTTATTTAAAACGATGCCCATTTTGTTGATTATTTATTTTTCAGCGCAATTGATAGGCCAAATTCCCGCAACGGTGTGGGTGCTATTTACCGAAAATCGTTTTGGATGGAATAGCATGATGGTTGGCTTTTCATTAGCGGGTCTTGGTCTTTTACACTCAGTATTCCAAGCCTTTGTGGCAGGAAGAATAGCCACTAAATGGGGCGAAAAAACGGCAGTACTGCTCGGATTTATTGCAGATAGTAGTGCATTTGCCTTTTTAGCGTTTATATCTGAAGGTTGGTTAGTTTTCCCTGTTTTAATTTTATTGGCTGGTGGTGGGATCGCTTTACCTGCATTACAGGGAGTGATGTCTATCCAAACAAAGAGTCATCAGCAAGGTGCTTTACAGGGATTATTGGTGAGCCTTACCAATGCAACCGGTGTTATTGGCCCATTACTGTTTGCTGTTATTTATAATCATTCACTACCAATTTGGGATGGCTGGATTTGGATTATTGGTTTAGCGTTTTACTGTATTATTATCCTGCTATCGATGACCTTCATGTTAACCCCTCAAGCTCAGGGGAGTAAACAGGAGACAAGTGCTTAGTTATTTCGTCACCAAATGATGTTATTCCGCGAAATATAATGACCCTCTTGATAACCCAAGAGGGCATTTTTTACGATAAAGAAGATTTAGCTTCAAATAAAACCTATCTATTTTATTTATCTTTCAAGCTCAATAAAAAGCCGCGGTAAATAGCAATAAATTGGCCTTTTTTATCGGCAAGCTCTTTTAGGTTTTTCGCATGTATTGCGATATGCATAAACCAGCCATTGAGTAAGTTTTTAAGCACATCATCATCATAAGCTTTAAGTTGGTTCTCTTGGATCAATTTGCTGACAATGGCGTTTACCTTACCAGTAATGTATTCAAGGCTAATTTTTTCAAGTTCATTCCAACCAATGATAGGCATCACTTCTTGGATAGGGATAAGGTTTTTATTATTATCAATAATATAATCAAGATAATGTTCAAATATACTTTCTAAGGCAGACCAACCATTTGTTAAATCAGTTTTTGTTGTGATGTAGGCATCAATCATAATTAATTGCTGCTTATAACAGGCACTGAGTAATTGTTTTTTATTTTTAAAGTGATGATAAAAGGCACCTTTGGTCACCAACGCTTTTCCCGAGATCTCATCTATTGAAACAGCTTGATAGCCTTTTTCAACAAACAATATTCGTGCTGAGTTAACCAGTGATTGATAGGTACTCTTAAAATTTTCTTGTTGATGATTTTTATTTTCCATGATAGATTTAAAATAACATACCGTCAGTATGTTTATGGTATCATGATGATGTGGTCGTGACAATCTTAAGAACATTTAGGTTATTTTATGTATATTGAACAGCATTCTCGCTATCAAAATAAAGCTAATAACATCCAATTAAGATATGATGATAAGCAGTTTCATACAACGGTTATCAAAGATGTTCTATTATGGATTGAACATAATTTAGATCAGTCTTTACTGCTTGATGATGTGGCGAATAAAGCGGGTTATACCAAGTGGTATTTTCAGCGGCTGTTCAAAAAAGTAACAGGGGTCACACTGGCTAGCTATATTCGTGCTCGTCGTTTGACGAAAGCGGCTGTTGAGTTGAGGTTGACGAAAAAAACTATCCTTGAGATCGCATTAAAATATCAATTTGATTCCCAACAATCTTTTACACGTCGATTTAAGTACATTTTTAAGGTTACACCAAGTTATTATCGGCGTAATAAATTATGGGAATTGGAGGCAATGCACTGAGAGATCCCCTCATAATTTCCCCAAAGCGTAACCATGTGTGAATAAATTTTGAGCTAGTAGGGTTGCAGCCACGAGTAAGTCTTCCCTTAGCTTGATAGTCGTTACAGACAGGTTGCTGCACGTCTTTGCGAAAATGAGGCTGTCGAACTCGATGTTTCTGGCCCGAAGCCCCGGTTGACAATTTCTCCCCTCGCCAGTCTTGATGAGCCGGACAGTCTGAAACGACTGAGCAAAATGATCAGTGATCTACTCCCTCCGGTGGATTTAACGGAGTTGCTGCTCGAAATTAACGCCCATACCGGATTTGCTGATGAGTTTTTCCATGCTAGTGAAGCCAGTGCCAGAGTTGATGATCTGCCCGTCAGCATCAGCGCCGTGCTGATGGCTGAAGCCTGCAATATCGGTCTGGAACCACTGATCAGATCAAATGTTCCTGCACTGACCCGACACCGGCTGAACTGGACAAAAGCGAACTATCTGCGGGCTGAAACTATCACCAGCGCTAATGCCAGACTGGTTGATTTTCAGGCAACGCTGCCACTGGCACAGATATGGGGTGGAGGAGAAGTGGCATCTGCAGATGGAATGCGCTTTGTTACGCCAGTCAGAACAATCAATGCCGGACCGAACCGCAAATACTTTGGTAATAACAGAGGGATCACCTGGTACAACTTTGTGTCCGATCAGTATTCCGGCTTTCATGGCATCGTTATACCGGGGACGCTGAGGGACTCTATCTTTGTGCTGGAAGGTCTTCTGGAACAGGAGACCGGGCTGAATCCAACCGAAATTATGACCGATACAGCAGGTGCCAGCGAACTTGTCTTTGGCCTTTTCTGGCTGCTGGGATACCAGTTTTCTCCACGCCTGGCTGATGCCGGTGCTTCGGTTTTCTGGCGAATGGACCATGATGCCGACTATGGCGTGCTGAATGATATTGCCAGAGGGCAATCAGATCCCCGAAAAATAGTCCTTCAGTGGGACGAAATGATCCGGACCGCTGGCTCCCTGAAGCTGGGCAAAGTACAGGCTTCAGTGCTGGTCCGTTCATTGCTGAAAAGTGAACGTCCTTCCGGACTGACTCAGGCAATCATTGAAGTGGGGCGCATCAACAAAACGCTGTATCTGCTTAATTATATTGATGATGAAGATTACCGCCGGCGCATTCTGACCCAGCTTAATCGGGGAGAAAGTCGCCATGCCGTTGCCAGAGCCATCTGTCACGGTCAAAAAGGTGAGATAAGAAAACGATATACCGACGGTCAGGAAGATCAACTGGGCGCACTGGGGCTGGTCACTAACGCCGTCGTGTTATGGAACACTATTTATATGCAGGCAGCCCTGGATCATCTCCGGGCGCAGGGTGAAACACTGAATGATGAAGATATCGCACGCCTCTCCCCGCTTTGCCACGGACATATCAATATGCTCGGCCATTATTCCTTCACGCTGGCAGAACTGGTGACCAAAGGACATCTGAGACCATTAAAAGAGGCGTCAGAGGCAGAAAACGTTGCTTAACGTGAGTTTTCGTTCCACTGAGCGTCAGACCCCGCTTACAAATATTTCTTAAATGAACCAAATGTAATGCTAATACTTAGACCAAATAAAAAAGCCATCGGTATAAATATCGTATTGGGATGGATTGAGAAAGGAACTGATAAATAGATAAGCCATGATAAAATTAACATGGGCTTTATCCACGCTTTAGAATGATAATATAGAAAACTTGATTCACGACCCGCTCCAAACCTTCGAATGTCTCGCCGAACAAGCCCATCGACGCAACCAACAATAGATGCAAGTATGAAAATAGGTATTGAAAGAATCAAAATAACTAAGCGAACCAAAAAAACCAATATAACATTAATAATGGCTTTCACGTAAACGCCTACTGAATTAATATATTTATATATAATAGAACTCTCATCGTTCACTGTTCCATCTATTATTTCAATTAATCCAGTTTTGATAGCAATAAATTGATATGCATTAGTAATAATATTTTCTGCAAAAACTAAAGGCTCAGACAAAATAAAACTATCAACAAAGTCTTTAGTCAAGTAACCAAACTCAGTATTAAGCATTTCTTTACTATGACTATCACCTAGTTCTGGCCAAAAAAATGTTATACCAATACATTCAATTACAATGCTTATAAGAAGTGAAAAAAAAAGGGTAGAAATTATAGAGACAATAAATCCTTTTTTTCTTGTTGTATTCGAATTAGTGTCCGATTTTTCAATATTAGCCATGATTCTTATTTATCCGAATTTAAAGTATGTAAAAAAGCTTTTTCATCATCATCAATGTCCAATGCTAAATGAACTGGTAATTCATTTTCCTGAGAACAATTAATTTCTGAATCATTATCTATTTCAGACTTTTCCCATGCTGAATGTGAACTTAACCACCAGTTT encodes:
- a CDS encoding recombinase family protein, whose protein sequence is MRLFGYARVSTSQQSLDLQVRALKDAGVKANRIFTDKASGSSTDREGLDLLRMKVEEDDVILVKKLDRLGRDTADMIQLIKEFDAQGVAVRFIDDGISTDGDMGQMVVTILSAVAQAERRRILERTNEGRQEAKLKGIKFGRRRTVDRNVVLTLHQKGTGATEIAHQLSIARSTVYKILEDERAS
- a CDS encoding Tn3-like element Tn3 family transposase, with product MPVDFLTTEQTESYGRFTGEPDELQLARYFHLDEADKEFIGKSRGDHNRLGIALQIGCVRFLGTFLTDMNHIPSGVRHFTARQLGIRDITVLAEYGQRENTRREHAALIRQHYQYREFAWPWTFRLTRLLYTRSWISNERPGLLFDLATGWLMQHRIILPGATTLTRLISEVREKATLRLWNKLALIPSAEQRSQLEMLLGPTDCSRLSLLESLKKGPVTISGPAFNEAIERWKTLNDFGLHAENLSTLPAVRLKNLARYAGMTSVFNIARMSPQKRMAVLVAFVLAWETLALDDALDVLDAMLAVIIRDARKIGQKKRLRSLKDLDKSALALASACSYLLKEETPDESIRAEVFSYIPRQKLAEIITLVREIARPSDDNFHEEMVEQYGRVRRFLPHLLNTVKFSSAPAGVTTLNACDYLSREFSSRRQFFDDAPTEIISRSWKRLVINKEKHITRRGYTLCFLSKLQDSLRRRDVYVTGSNRWGDPRARLLQGADWQANRIKVYRSLGHPTDPQEAIKSLGHQLDSRYRQVAARLCENEAVELDVSGPKPRLTISPLASLDEPDSLKRLSKMISDLLPPVDLTELLLEINAHTGFADEFFHASEASARVDDLPVSISAVLMAEACNIGLEPLIRSNVPALTRHRLNWTKANYLRAETITSANARLVDFQATLPLAQIWGGGEVASADGMRFVTPVRTINAGPNRKYFGNNRGITWYNFVSDQYSGFHGIVIPGTLRDSIFVLEGLLEQETGLNPTEIMTDTAGASELVFGLFWLLGYQFSPRLADAGASVFWRMDHDADYGVLNDIARGQSDPRKIVLQWDEMIRTAGSLKLGKVQASVLVRSLLKSERPSGLTQAIIEVGRINKTLYLLNYIDDEDYRRRILTQLNRGESRHAVARAICHGQKGEIRKRYTDGQEDQLGALGLVTNAVVLWNTIYMQAALDHLRAQGETLNDEDIARLSPLCHGHINMLGHYSFTLAELVTKGHLRPLKEASEAENVA
- the gltS gene encoding sodium/glutamate symporter, which gives rise to MILDASYTLLVACIALLIGMFVVKFTPFLQKNHIPEAVVGGFIVAIVLLIIDKTSGYSFTFDASLQSLLMLTFFSSIGLSSDFSRLIKGGKPLVLLTIAVTILIAIQNTVGMSMAVMMNESPFIGLIAGSITLTGGHGNAGAWGPILADKYGVTGAVELAMACATLGLVLGGLVGGPVARHLLKKVSIPKTTEQERDTIVEAFEQPSVKRKINANNVIETISMLIICIVVGGYISALFKDTFLQLPTFVWCLFVGIIIRNTLTHVFKHEVFEPTVDVLGSVALSLFLAMALMSLKFGQLASMAGPVLIIIAVQTVVMVLFACFVTFKMMGKDYDAVVISAGHCGFGMGATPTAIANMQTVTKAFGPSHKAFLVVPMVGAFIVDISNSILIKIFIEIGTYFT
- a CDS encoding antibiotic biosynthesis monooxygenase family protein; amino-acid sequence: MIAVIFEVQIQPDQQTRYLTLAEELRPLLSHVAGFISIERFQSLATEGKMLSLSWWENEYAVLQWKNHVLHAKAQQEGRESIFDFYKISIAHITREYSFKKDKDNV
- a CDS encoding ArsR/SmtB family transcription factor gives rise to the protein MANLIRKEVTFESSIAAIGAAMSDISRVKILSALMDGRAWTATELSSVANISASTASSHLSKLLDCQLITVVAQGKHRYFRLAGKDIAELMESMMGISLNHGVHAKVSTPVHLRKARTCYDHLAGEVAVKIYDSLCQQQWITENGSMITLSGIQYFHEMGIDVPSKHSRKICCACLDWSERRFHLGGYVGAALFSLYESKGWLTRHLGYREVTITEKGYAAFKTHFHI
- the tetR(B) gene encoding tetracycline resistance transcriptional repressor TetR(B) — protein: MSRLDKSKVINSALELLNEVGIEGLTTRKLAQKLGVEQPTLYWHVKNKRALLDALAIEMLDRHHTHFCPLEGESWQDFLRNNAKSFRCALLSHRDGAKVHLGTRPTEKQYETLENQLAFLCQQGFSLENALYALSAVGHFTLGCVLEDQEHQVAKEERETPTTDSMPPLLRQAIELFDHQGAEPAFLFGLELIICGLEKQLKCESGS
- the tet(B) gene encoding tetracycline efflux MFS transporter Tet(B), whose product is MNSSTKIALVITLLDAMGIGLIMPVLPTLLREFIASEDIANHFGVLLALYALMQVIFAPWLGKMSDRFGRRPVLLLSLIGASLDYLLLAFSSALWMLYLGRLLSGITGATGAVAASVIADTTSASQRVKWFGWLGASFGLGLIAGPIIGGFAGEISPHSPFFIAALLNIVTFLVVMFWFRETKNTRDNTDTEVGVETQSNSVYITLFKTMPILLIIYFSAQLIGQIPATVWVLFTENRFGWNSMMVGFSLAGLGLLHSVFQAFVAGRIATKWGEKTAVLLGFIADSSAFAFLAFISEGWLVFPVLILLAGGGIALPALQGVMSIQTKSHQQGALQGLLVSLTNATGVIGPLLFAVIYNHSLPIWDGWIWIIGLAFYCIIILLSMTFMLTPQAQGSKQETSA